A part of Streptomyces sp. DSM 40750 genomic DNA contains:
- a CDS encoding sigma-70 family RNA polymerase sigma factor, translating into MRDDETTVIGALVHRAVDGDEQATHDLLAHVHPLALRYCRTRLSRLPGDARHFVEDLAQEVCVAVLLALPRYKDTGRPFEAFVFAIAGHKVADLQRAAMRHPGSTAVPSDEMPERPDDSLGPEERALLSSDAEWAKKLLANLPENQRELLLLRIAVGLTAEETGQMLGMSPGAVRVAQHRALSRLRALAEQ; encoded by the coding sequence ATGCGCGACGACGAGACGACAGTGATCGGTGCGCTCGTGCATCGCGCGGTCGACGGGGACGAGCAGGCCACACACGATCTGCTCGCCCATGTCCACCCCTTGGCGCTGCGCTACTGCCGCACCCGTCTGTCCCGGCTGCCGGGTGACGCGCGGCACTTCGTGGAGGACCTGGCGCAGGAGGTCTGCGTCGCCGTCCTCCTCGCGCTGCCGCGCTACAAGGACACCGGACGGCCGTTCGAGGCGTTTGTCTTCGCCATCGCCGGCCACAAGGTCGCCGACCTCCAGCGCGCCGCGATGCGCCACCCCGGCTCGACGGCCGTGCCCTCGGACGAGATGCCGGAGCGCCCCGACGACTCGCTGGGCCCCGAGGAGCGCGCGCTGCTCAGCAGCGACGCCGAGTGGGCCAAGAAGCTCCTCGCCAACCTCCCCGAGAACCAGCGGGAGCTGCTGCTCCTGAGGATCGCGGTGGGGCTCACGGCCGAGGAGACGGGACAGATGCTCGGGATGTCGCCGGGCGCGGTCCGGGTGGCACAGCACCGGGCGCTGAGCAGGCTCAGGGCGCTGGCGGAGCAGTAG
- a CDS encoding serine/threonine-protein kinase, which produces MSEAERAGESRQDKDARLLAGRYRLGGVLGRGGMGTVWRAKDETLGRTVAVKELRFPSSIDEDEKRRLITRTLREAKAIARIRNNAAVTVFDVVHEDDRPWIVMELVEGKSLAEAIREDGVLEPRRAAEVGLAILDVLRAAHRQGILHRDVKPSNVLIDKHDGRVVLTDFGIAQVEGDPSITSTGMLVGAPSYISPERARGHKPGPAADLWSLGGLLYAAVEGVPPYDKGSAIATLTAVMTEPVPEPKSAGALRDVIFGLLTKDPERRLDDAGARAMLNAVIHAPDPKDIEPVDATRVVPLPPVPEERPKKGGSGGAGAKGAGAKGAGERARAPRWSMRKGPSGGGAAVAAAGSTAGAVGGAVSGTAGSGSGGGSGGAAGGTRASKATPAAASASAAVSARSASVGVSSGAAAEKAGRAGGVPDAAAGKPGAVGARGADAAGTGMGVGNSVSTGRTSGWPEMPPPDLPPRPVPRAPITDVVSRRTLAVIAVAVVLAVLGTVLAFTLGDDGDTSDNSKGADTKAAASSGTASGSDAADKDTDKDTGKGTDPSPDGDTTDQADGATGAAGSSPSPSGGSNGSVNGDGSGDSGDIATETYKSGQGFSIGLPDGWKYQSTDAAGARFSGPDGQRLLVGWTTTPKNDPVADWKNQERFMTRSQYKRIRIQAVNYRGWNTADWEFTYVESGTKYRSIDRGFVVNSQQGYALMYTAKASKWSGELRKDTWRTFTKTFGPKA; this is translated from the coding sequence ATGTCGGAGGCGGAGCGGGCTGGGGAATCCCGTCAGGACAAGGACGCACGTCTCCTCGCCGGGCGGTACCGGCTGGGAGGGGTGCTCGGTCGGGGCGGCATGGGCACGGTGTGGCGTGCGAAGGACGAGACGCTGGGCCGTACGGTCGCGGTCAAGGAGCTGAGGTTCCCGTCGAGCATCGACGAGGACGAGAAGCGGCGGCTGATCACGCGTACGTTGCGCGAGGCCAAGGCGATCGCGCGGATCCGTAACAACGCGGCGGTGACGGTCTTCGACGTCGTCCACGAGGACGACCGGCCGTGGATCGTGATGGAGCTCGTCGAGGGCAAGTCGCTCGCCGAGGCCATCCGTGAGGACGGGGTGCTCGAACCGAGGCGGGCCGCCGAGGTGGGGCTCGCGATCCTCGACGTGCTGCGGGCCGCGCACCGTCAGGGCATCCTGCACCGGGACGTGAAACCGTCGAACGTGCTCATCGACAAGCACGACGGCCGCGTTGTCCTCACCGACTTCGGTATCGCGCAGGTCGAGGGCGACCCCTCCATCACCTCGACCGGCATGCTCGTGGGCGCGCCCTCGTACATCTCGCCGGAGCGGGCGCGTGGCCACAAGCCCGGGCCCGCGGCCGACCTGTGGTCGCTCGGCGGTCTGCTCTACGCGGCGGTCGAGGGGGTGCCGCCCTATGACAAGGGGTCGGCCATAGCGACGCTGACCGCGGTGATGACCGAGCCGGTGCCGGAGCCGAAGAGCGCCGGGGCGCTGAGGGACGTCATCTTCGGGCTGCTCACCAAGGACCCCGAGCGGCGGCTCGACGACGCCGGTGCGCGGGCGATGCTCAACGCCGTGATCCACGCGCCCGACCCGAAGGACATCGAGCCGGTGGACGCGACGCGGGTCGTGCCGTTGCCGCCGGTGCCGGAGGAGCGTCCGAAGAAGGGTGGTTCCGGCGGGGCCGGGGCCAAGGGGGCCGGGGCCAAGGGGGCCGGCGAGCGGGCGCGTGCGCCTCGGTGGTCCATGCGGAAGGGCCCGTCGGGGGGAGGGGCTGCGGTAGCGGCCGCCGGTAGTACGGCGGGAGCCGTCGGCGGGGCTGTGAGCGGTACGGCCGGCAGCGGTTCCGGTGGCGGTTCCGGTGGGGCCGCCGGTGGGACGAGGGCTTCGAAGGCCACTCCGGCCGCGGCTTCGGCTTCGGCGGCTGTTTCGGCGCGGTCCGCGTCCGTCGGGGTTTCGTCGGGGGCGGCTGCGGAGAAGGCCGGTAGGGCCGGCGGTGTCCCGGACGCGGCTGCGGGCAAGCCCGGGGCGGTCGGGGCGCGTGGCGCCGACGCCGCCGGGACGGGCATGGGCGTGGGCAACTCCGTTTCGACGGGGCGGACTTCCGGGTGGCCCGAGATGCCGCCGCCGGATCTGCCGCCGCGGCCGGTGCCCAGGGCGCCGATCACGGATGTGGTGTCGCGGCGGACGCTGGCGGTCATCGCGGTGGCCGTGGTGCTGGCCGTGCTCGGGACCGTGCTGGCGTTCACCCTCGGCGACGACGGCGACACGTCGGACAACAGCAAGGGCGCCGACACCAAGGCGGCCGCGTCCAGCGGGACGGCGTCGGGGAGCGACGCCGCGGACAAGGACACGGACAAGGACACGGGCAAGGGGACCGACCCCAGCCCGGACGGCGACACGACGGACCAGGCCGACGGGGCGACCGGGGCGGCGGGCAGTTCGCCGAGCCCTTCGGGCGGGTCGAACGGCTCGGTGAACGGTGACGGCTCGGGGGACTCGGGAGACATCGCCACCGAGACGTACAAGAGCGGTCAGGGGTTCTCGATCGGGCTGCCCGACGGGTGGAAGTACCAGTCCACGGACGCCGCGGGGGCCCGGTTCTCCGGTCCCGACGGGCAGCGGCTGCTCGTCGGGTGGACGACCACCCCGAAGAACGACCCGGTCGCGGACTGGAAGAACCAAGAGCGGTTCATGACGCGCTCGCAGTACAAGCGGATTCGAATACAGGCGGTGAACTACCGGGGCTGGAACACGGCCGACTGGGAGTTCACCTATGTGGAGAGCGGTACGAAGTACCGGTCGATCGACCGCGGATTCGTCGTCAACTCCCAGCAGGGATACGCGTTGATGTACACCGCGAAGGCGTCGAAGTGGAGCGGTGAGCTGCGCAAGGACACCTGGCGGACGTTCACGAAGACCTTCGGGCCGAAGGCGTGA
- a CDS encoding nucleotide sugar dehydrogenase, which translates to MPADLAVIGLGQLGLPLAQAAVAAGIPTLGYRTGPESGCLTPGELRRMLARGFKPSTSPAELGRVRTAVICAPTSLGADGSLDLTQVEEAARTLAARLRPHTTVILESPVHPGTTDEFLRPLLEEGSGLRAGRDFHLAYSPARVDPGNRDFGPANTPKVIGGLTSACTESAAAFYGRLTDKVVRARGLREAETVHLLETNYRHVNIALVNEMAVLCNDLGVDLWDVIRCAETKPFGFQTFRPGPGVGGHALPQDLSGHAPHSLRMVELAQRVNNHMPQYVVQRAATLLNEHGKSARGARVLLLGVTYKPDIPDQQGTPADEIARRLIQLGAHVSYHDPHIPTWSVLDRPIPRADSLYEATADADLTILLQQHRTYDLQGLSVKAQLLLDTRGATPTGAAHRL; encoded by the coding sequence ATGCCCGCAGATCTCGCCGTCATCGGACTCGGCCAGTTGGGCCTGCCGCTGGCCCAGGCCGCCGTCGCCGCCGGCATCCCCACGCTCGGTTACCGCACCGGCCCCGAGTCCGGCTGCCTCACCCCCGGCGAACTGCGCCGCATGCTCGCCCGCGGCTTCAAGCCCTCCACCAGCCCCGCCGAACTCGGCCGCGTCCGTACGGCCGTCATCTGCGCCCCGACCTCACTGGGCGCCGACGGCTCGCTCGACCTCACCCAGGTCGAGGAGGCCGCCCGCACTCTGGCCGCCCGGCTGCGCCCGCACACCACGGTCATCCTGGAGTCCCCGGTCCATCCCGGCACGACCGACGAATTCCTCCGCCCGCTCCTCGAAGAGGGCTCCGGCCTGCGCGCGGGACGCGACTTCCACCTCGCCTACTCCCCCGCCCGCGTCGACCCGGGCAACCGCGACTTCGGCCCCGCCAACACCCCCAAGGTCATCGGCGGCCTCACCTCCGCCTGCACCGAGTCGGCCGCCGCCTTCTACGGCCGTCTCACCGACAAGGTGGTACGCGCGCGTGGCCTCCGCGAGGCGGAGACGGTCCACCTCCTGGAGACCAACTACCGCCACGTCAACATCGCCCTCGTCAACGAGATGGCCGTCCTCTGCAACGACCTGGGCGTGGACCTGTGGGACGTCATCCGCTGCGCCGAGACCAAACCCTTCGGCTTCCAGACCTTCCGCCCCGGCCCCGGCGTGGGCGGCCACGCCCTCCCGCAGGATCTGTCAGGCCACGCTCCCCACTCTCTCCGCATGGTCGAACTGGCCCAGCGCGTCAACAACCACATGCCCCAGTACGTCGTCCAGCGCGCCGCCACCCTCCTCAACGAGCACGGCAAGTCGGCCCGAGGCGCCCGCGTCCTCCTCCTCGGCGTCACCTACAAGCCCGACATCCCCGACCAACAGGGCACCCCCGCCGACGAGATCGCCCGCCGCCTCATCCAACTCGGCGCCCACGTCAGCTACCACGACCCCCACATCCCCACCTGGAGCGTCCTCGACCGCCCCATCCCCCGCGCCGACTCCCTCTACGAGGCCACCGCCGACGCCGACCTGACGATCCTCCTCCAGCAGCACCGGACGTACGACCTCCAGGGCCTGTCGGTGAAGGCGCAACTCCTCCTGGACACAAGAGGAGCCACTCCGACCGGAGCAGCACACCGGCTCTGA
- a CDS encoding glycerol-3-phosphate dehydrogenase/oxidase: MRTAALGPAQRAESLAGMAERELDVLVVGAGVVGAGTALDAVTRGLSTGLVEARDWASGTSSRSSKLIHGGLRYLEMLDFPLVREALKERGLLLERLAPHLVKPVPFLYPLQHKGWERWYAGSGVALYDGMSMARGHGRGLPLHRHLTRHHALRIAPCLKKDALVGALQYYDAQMDDARYVATLVRTAASYGAKVANRARVTGFLREGERVVGARVQDVEGGGEYEIRARQIVNATGVWTDDTQAMVGERGQFHVRASKGIHLVVPKDRIHSTTGLILRTEKSVLFVIPWGRHWIVGTTDTDWDLDKAHPAASSADIDYLLEHVNSVLAVPLTRDDVQGVYAGLRPLLAGESEATSKLSREHIVAHPVPGLVVVAGGKYTTYRVMAKDAVDAAVHGLDQRVAECVTEDVPLLGAEGYRALWNARARIAASTGLHVVRVEHLLNRYGSAAEEVLDLIASDSSMGEPLQAADDYLRAEVVYAASHEGARHLDDVLTRRTRISIETFDRGTRSAREAAELMAPVLGWDEGQIEREVEHYRKRVEAERESQRQPDDLTADAARLGAPDIVPL; encoded by the coding sequence GTGAGGACAGCGGCACTGGGACCGGCGCAGCGAGCCGAGTCACTTGCGGGTATGGCCGAGCGCGAGCTGGATGTGCTGGTCGTGGGTGCCGGCGTGGTCGGAGCGGGCACGGCCCTGGACGCCGTGACACGCGGTCTGTCCACGGGCCTGGTCGAGGCGCGTGACTGGGCGTCCGGTACCTCCAGCCGGTCCAGCAAACTGATCCACGGCGGTCTGCGCTATCTGGAGATGCTCGACTTCCCCTTGGTGCGCGAGGCGTTGAAGGAGCGCGGGCTGCTGCTGGAGCGCCTGGCACCCCATCTGGTGAAGCCCGTGCCGTTCCTCTATCCCTTGCAGCACAAGGGCTGGGAGCGGTGGTACGCGGGCTCGGGCGTCGCGCTGTACGACGGGATGTCGATGGCGCGCGGGCATGGGCGGGGGCTGCCGCTGCATCGTCATCTGACGCGCCACCACGCCCTGCGCATCGCGCCCTGTCTGAAGAAGGACGCGCTGGTCGGGGCGTTGCAGTACTACGACGCCCAGATGGACGACGCCCGCTATGTGGCGACGCTGGTGCGCACGGCCGCGTCGTACGGCGCGAAGGTCGCCAACCGGGCGCGGGTGACCGGGTTCCTGCGCGAGGGCGAGCGGGTGGTCGGGGCCAGGGTGCAGGACGTCGAGGGCGGTGGGGAGTACGAGATCCGCGCCCGGCAGATCGTCAACGCCACCGGGGTGTGGACCGATGACACCCAGGCGATGGTGGGGGAGCGTGGGCAGTTCCACGTGCGGGCCTCCAAGGGCATCCATCTGGTCGTACCCAAGGACCGGATTCACTCCACGACCGGGCTGATTCTGCGGACCGAGAAGTCCGTGCTGTTCGTGATCCCCTGGGGGCGGCACTGGATCGTGGGCACGACGGACACCGACTGGGATCTCGACAAGGCGCATCCGGCGGCGTCCAGCGCGGACATCGACTATCTGCTGGAGCATGTGAACTCGGTGCTGGCGGTGCCGCTGACCCGGGACGACGTGCAGGGGGTGTACGCGGGGCTGCGGCCGTTGCTCGCCGGGGAGTCGGAAGCCACCAGCAAGCTCTCGCGCGAGCACATCGTCGCGCATCCGGTGCCGGGGCTGGTGGTCGTGGCCGGCGGGAAGTACACGACCTATCGGGTCATGGCCAAGGACGCGGTCGACGCCGCCGTGCACGGGCTTGATCAGCGGGTCGCCGAGTGCGTCACCGAGGATGTGCCGTTGCTGGGGGCGGAGGGGTATCGGGCGCTGTGGAATGCGCGGGCGCGGATCGCGGCGAGTACGGGACTTCATGTGGTGCGGGTGGAGCATCTGTTGAACCGGTACGGATCGGCGGCCGAGGAGGTGCTCGATCTCATCGCCTCCGATTCCTCGATGGGGGAGCCGTTGCAGGCCGCCGACGACTATCTGCGGGCCGAGGTGGTGTACGCCGCCTCGCATGAGGGGGCGCGGCATCTCGACGATGTGCTTACTCGGCGGACGCGGATCTCGATCGAGACGTTCGACCGGGGGACGCGGAGTGCCCGGGAGGCGGCGGAGTTGATGGCGCCTGTGCTCGGGTGGGACGAGGGCCAGATCGAGCGGGAGGTCGAGCATTATCGGAAGAGGGTGGAGGCGGAGAGGGAGTCGCAGCGGCAGCCGGATGACTTGACGGCGGATGCGGCGCGGCTGGGGGCACCGGACATCGTGCCGCTCTAG
- a CDS encoding GuaB3 family IMP dehydrogenase-related protein codes for MTEIEIGRGKRGRRAYAFDDIAVVPSRRTRDPKEVSIAWQIDAYRFELPFLAAPMDSVVSPATAIRIGELGGLGVLNLEGLWTRYEDPQPLLDEITGMPDEAATRRLQEIYTAPIKEELIGQRIKEVRDSGVVTAAALSPQRTAQFSKAVVDAGVDIFVIRGTTVSAEHVSGAHEPLNLKQFIYELDVPVIVGGCATYTAALHLMRTGAAGVLVGFGGGAAHTTRNVLGIQVPMATAVADVAAARRDYMDESGGRYAHVIADGGVGWSGDIPKAIACGADAVMMGSPLARATDAPGKGNHWGMEAVNEELPRGKKVDLGTVGTIEEVLTGPSHTPDGSMNLFGALRRAMATTGYSELKEFQRVEVTVADSQHRR; via the coding sequence GTGACTGAGATCGAGATCGGGCGCGGCAAGCGCGGCCGCCGGGCGTATGCCTTCGACGACATCGCCGTCGTCCCCAGCCGCCGTACGCGGGACCCGAAGGAGGTCTCGATCGCCTGGCAGATCGACGCCTACCGCTTCGAGCTGCCCTTCCTGGCCGCTCCCATGGACTCGGTCGTCTCCCCGGCCACCGCGATCCGTATCGGCGAGCTGGGCGGCCTCGGCGTACTGAACCTCGAAGGCCTGTGGACGCGGTACGAGGACCCGCAGCCGCTGCTCGACGAGATCACCGGGATGCCCGACGAGGCCGCGACCCGTCGGCTCCAGGAGATCTACACGGCTCCCATCAAGGAGGAGCTGATCGGGCAGCGCATCAAGGAGGTGCGCGACTCCGGTGTGGTCACCGCGGCGGCGCTCTCCCCGCAGCGCACCGCCCAGTTCTCCAAGGCCGTCGTGGACGCGGGCGTCGACATCTTCGTCATCCGCGGTACGACCGTGTCGGCGGAGCACGTCTCCGGCGCCCATGAGCCGCTGAACCTGAAGCAGTTCATCTACGAGCTGGACGTCCCGGTGATCGTCGGCGGCTGCGCCACGTACACGGCCGCCCTGCACCTGATGCGCACCGGCGCGGCCGGCGTCCTCGTCGGCTTCGGCGGCGGCGCGGCCCACACCACGCGCAACGTGCTCGGCATCCAGGTCCCGATGGCCACGGCGGTGGCCGATGTGGCCGCCGCCCGCCGCGACTACATGGACGAGTCCGGCGGCCGGTACGCGCACGTCATCGCCGACGGCGGTGTCGGCTGGTCCGGCGACATCCCCAAGGCGATCGCCTGCGGCGCGGACGCGGTCATGATGGGCTCGCCGCTGGCCCGTGCCACGGACGCGCCCGGCAAGGGCAACCACTGGGGCATGGAGGCGGTGAACGAGGAGCTGCCGCGCGGGAAGAAGGTCGACCTCGGCACCGTGGGCACGATCGAGGAGGTCCTCACCGGGCCTTCGCACACGCCCGACGGCTCCATGAACCTGTTCGGTGCGCTGCGGCGGGCGATGGCCACCACCGGGTACAGCGAGCTGAAGGAGTTCCAGCGCGTCGAGGTGACGGTGGCGGACTCGCAGCACCGGCGATAA
- the guaB gene encoding IMP dehydrogenase encodes MTGNVDGVPEKFATLGLTYDDVLLLPGASEVLPNAVDTSSCISRNVRVNIPLLSAAMDKVTESRMAIAMARQGGVGVLHRNLSIEDQVNQVDLVKRSESGMVTDPITVHPDATLAEADALCAKFRISGVPVTDGNKKLLGIVTNRDMAFESDRSRQVREVMTPMPLVTGKVGISGVEAMELLRKHKIEKLPLVDDAGILKGLITVKDFVKAEKYPNAAKDTEGRLLVGAAVGASPEALERAQALAEAGVDFLIVDTSHGHNSNALNWMAKIKSSVGVDVIGGNVATRDGAQALVDAGVDGVKVGVGPGSICTTRVVAGIGVPQVTAIYEAALAARAAGVPVIGDGGLQYSGDIGKALAAGADTVMLGSLLAGCEESPGELQFINGKQFKSYRGMGSLGAMQSRGQGRSYSKDRYFQAEVASDDKLVPEGIEGQVPYRGPLANVLHQLVGGLRQTMGYVGAATIEEMETKGRFVRITSAGLKESHPHDIQMTVEAPNYSRK; translated from the coding sequence ATGACTGGCAACGTCGACGGAGTGCCCGAGAAATTCGCGACGCTCGGGCTGACCTACGACGATGTGCTGCTGCTGCCGGGCGCGTCGGAAGTGCTGCCCAACGCGGTCGACACCTCGTCCTGCATCTCCCGCAACGTGCGCGTGAACATCCCGCTGCTCTCCGCGGCGATGGACAAGGTCACCGAGTCCCGGATGGCGATCGCCATGGCCCGCCAGGGCGGTGTCGGCGTACTGCACCGGAATCTCTCCATCGAGGACCAGGTCAACCAGGTCGACCTGGTGAAGCGTTCCGAGTCCGGCATGGTCACCGACCCGATCACGGTGCACCCGGATGCGACGCTCGCCGAGGCCGACGCCCTGTGCGCCAAGTTCCGCATCAGCGGCGTGCCGGTCACCGACGGCAACAAGAAGCTGCTCGGCATCGTCACCAACCGCGACATGGCCTTCGAGAGCGACCGTTCCCGCCAGGTCCGCGAGGTCATGACACCGATGCCGCTGGTCACCGGCAAGGTCGGGATCTCGGGCGTCGAGGCCATGGAGCTGCTGCGCAAGCACAAGATCGAGAAGCTTCCGCTGGTCGACGACGCAGGCATCCTCAAGGGCCTGATCACGGTCAAGGACTTCGTCAAGGCCGAGAAGTACCCGAACGCCGCGAAGGACACCGAGGGCCGTCTCCTCGTCGGTGCCGCCGTCGGCGCCAGCCCCGAGGCGCTGGAGCGGGCCCAGGCGCTCGCCGAGGCCGGTGTGGACTTCCTGATCGTCGACACCTCGCACGGGCACAACAGCAACGCCCTCAACTGGATGGCGAAGATCAAGTCGAGCGTCGGCGTCGACGTGATCGGCGGCAACGTCGCCACCCGTGACGGCGCCCAGGCGCTGGTCGACGCCGGTGTCGACGGCGTCAAGGTGGGCGTGGGACCCGGCTCCATCTGTACGACCCGCGTGGTCGCCGGCATCGGCGTTCCGCAGGTCACCGCCATCTACGAAGCGGCCCTCGCGGCCCGCGCCGCCGGTGTCCCGGTGATCGGTGACGGCGGTCTGCAGTACTCCGGAGACATCGGAAAGGCGCTGGCCGCCGGCGCCGACACGGTGATGCTGGGCAGCCTCCTCGCGGGCTGTGAGGAGTCGCCCGGCGAGCTGCAGTTCATCAACGGCAAGCAGTTCAAGTCGTACCGCGGCATGGGCTCCCTCGGTGCCATGCAGTCCCGTGGCCAGGGCCGGTCGTACTCGAAGGACCGCTACTTCCAGGCCGAGGTCGCCTCCGACGACAAGCTCGTCCCCGAGGGCATCGAGGGTCAGGTGCCCTACCGCGGCCCGCTGGCCAACGTGCTGCACCAGCTCGTCGGCGGTCTGCGCCAGACGATGGGCTATGTGGGTGCGGCCACCATCGAGGAGATGGAGACCAAGGGCCGCTTCGTACGGATCACCTCCGCGGGCCTCAAGGAGAGCCACCCGCACGACATCCAGATGACGGTCGAGGCGCCGAACTACAGCCGTAAGTAG
- a CDS encoding response regulator transcription factor, protein MTSVLVCDDSPLAREALRRAVATVPGVERVTTAANGEEVLRRWGADRSDLILMDVRMPGLGGVETVRRLLSADPGARIIMLTVAEDLDGVALAVAAGARGYLHKDASRAELRATVTQALADPTWRLAPRRLRSAEMGAAPTLTAREIQVLEGMSHGRSNAEIGRELFLSEDTVKTHARRLFKKLGASDRAHAVALGFRWGLVR, encoded by the coding sequence ATGACATCCGTCCTCGTCTGCGACGACTCCCCGCTTGCCCGAGAGGCGCTGCGCCGCGCGGTGGCGACCGTGCCCGGCGTCGAGCGCGTGACCACGGCGGCCAACGGCGAGGAAGTCCTCCGCCGCTGGGGGGCCGACCGCTCGGATCTGATTCTGATGGACGTACGCATGCCCGGCCTGGGCGGCGTGGAGACCGTACGGCGGCTGCTGTCCGCCGACCCCGGGGCGCGCATCATCATGCTCACCGTCGCCGAGGACCTGGACGGCGTGGCCCTCGCGGTCGCCGCCGGCGCGCGGGGCTATCTGCACAAGGACGCCTCCCGCGCGGAGCTGCGTGCCACGGTGACGCAGGCCCTCGCCGACCCGACCTGGCGGCTCGCTCCGCGTCGGCTGCGTTCCGCCGAGATGGGTGCCGCGCCGACGCTCACCGCGCGGGAGATCCAGGTCCTGGAGGGCATGAGCCACGGTCGCTCGAACGCCGAGATCGGTCGCGAGCTGTTCCTCTCCGAGGACACCGTCAAGACCCACGCCCGGCGGCTCTTCAAGAAGCTCGGCGCCTCGGACCGCGCGCACGCGGTGGCGCTCGGCTTCCGCTGGGGTCTGGTTCGTTGA